From Alloacidobacterium dinghuense:
CGTATGAGGAGCAATGTATGTCGGCTGATAAGACGTCGCATTCCGATCTTCCGTCGATAGAAAGGGAAGAGCAACGAAGCAAAAGAGTAACAGGCGATCCAGGCCGGAACGGCATCACGCGCCGCGGTTTCCTCAAGGGCGCTGGATTGACAGCAGCTGGCAGCACGTTACTCGAGGGAGTCCACGCCTTTGGCAGCGACGTTTCGGACGGTTCAAAGCATGGCGTTACGGAAATCGGCCCTGGCCTCACTTCCATCAAGTTGAGCGTGAATGGCAAGGAACATGCCATCGAAATTGAACCTCGAACGACGCTGGCGGAAGCCTTGCGCATCCAGATGGGTATGACCGGCACCAAAGTGATCTGTGATCGGGGTACGTGCTCGGGCTGCACTGTATGGCTCGATAAAGTACCGGTAAATAGTTGCATGACGCTTGCTGTCGATGCCATTGGCCATCAGGTGACAACCATCGAAGGCCTTTCTGTGAACGGAAGTCCTCATCCGCTCCAAGCAGCGTTTGTGAAGCATGATGCTTTGCAGTGCGGCTTTTGCACTCCGGGCATGGTCATGAGTTGCGCAGCACTACTTGAAAAAAATCCAAATCCTACGACGCAGGACGTTCGTCGTGCAGTCGCCGGTAATCTCTGCCGTTGTGGTACTTATCCTAGAATCTTCTCGGCCACGCTTGAGGTGGCAGGCAACAGCCGCAAGGCATAGTGGAGGAGCATCATGGCAATTCACACGAGTGAAAACGCGCTGCTCCAGGAAGCAGATAGCCCGGATAAGACAACTGCTGACAAGAAGACCGTGATGATGCCAGTTGGCGTGCCCGGATATACCCTGCAAGATGAGCCGCGCGAGATCCCTTCCGACGAGCCGCCAGTGTGGCCGGTTAACAAGGATCTGAAATATGTTGGCCGCGCGGTGGAGCGTTGGGACGGCCTGGCCAAAGTTTCAGGCCGCGCACGCTACACTGCCGACATTCAGTTGCCGGGCATGCTGTACGCAAAATTCGTGAATGCATCTGTGCCTCACGCCAAGATTGTCTTCGTCGATACCTCAGCGGCGGAGAAGTACCCTGGTGTCAAAGCCGTTCACGTGATCGAACACGTAATGGGGGGAGCCGTTCTCCGCGATCCTTCTCTTGAGCAGACAAAGTATCCGGTCGTGCGTTATGCCGGCCAGCCCGTTGCGGCGGTGGCGGCTGTGACTCCTTATGCTGCCGAGGAAGCAGCTTCGCTTGTGAAGGTTCAATATGAGCCGATGCCCTTTGTTGTCGAATTGGACAAGGCGCGCGCGAAAAATGCAGCTCTGGTTTTTCCAGGTGTGGCCGATCAGGCAGGCACTGCGGGCGGCGGTGGTGGACCCCATGATGTTCCACAAACCGGCAATATTCATGGACCGTCGGTCAAGAAAGTCGGCGATATAGATCAAGGCTTTAAGGATGCGGATGTTGTTGTCGAGGGTCACTACATTACGCAGGTCCAGACGCATTCTGCTCTCGAAACACACGGCGTAGTAGCCGACTGGAAGCCCGAATTACTGACAGTATGGGCCTCGACGCAAGGCACAGCGAGCGTGCGCGAGGAACTGGCCGCCTTCTTCAAAATTCCAATGCCGCAAGTGCGCGTGATTACTGAATATATGGGTGGCGGCTTCGGCGCCAAATTCGGAGCAGGGAATCCAGGAGTGGTGGCGGCAGCTCTCTCGAAGAAAACTGGTGCGCCGGTTCGGCTCATGCTTGATCGCGAAGAGGAGCATCTGTCTGTTGGCAATCGTCCCAGCTCCGATCAAGTGCTGCGAATCGGAGCAAAGAAGAGCGGTGAAATAACTGCCATTCATCTTGTCAGTTACGGCACAGCGGGATGTGGCACCGGGGCTGGGTGTGCAGGACCGGCATCCAACCTTTATAAGTACGCAGCTCTGCACACCGAGGAGAACGATGTATTCATCAATGCCGGTCCGGGAGCGGCCATGCGTGCGCCAGGACATCCGCAGGGAGCTTTCGCACTGGAGCAGACAATCGATGAACTCGCCGTGAAGCTTGGAATGGATCCCATCGATCTCCGAGATAAAACCGACATTCATCCAGTGCGCCGCGTTGAGCGACAGATTGTGCGCGAAAGCGATCTCTGGAAGGCACGCATTCCAAAAGCTGGCGCAGATACTGGCCCTATGAAGCGCGGCGTAGGTCTCGCGCAGTCTGTATGGTATCGGTTCGTCAGCATGAATTCTGCTGCCGAAGTCCGTGTGCATAAGGATGGCTCTCTCGAAGTTCTCTCCGCGGTGCAGGATATTGGTTCGGGCATAAAGACGGTTATGGCGCAGATTCTGGCGGAACAATTCGGTGTGCCCCCGTCGCAGGTTGTCGTCAAAGCGGGTGACACCAACTATCCGCCCGGCCCGAACTCGGGTGGAAGCGTGACTACGCTTTCGCTGACTCCCGCGGTTCGTGACGCAGCTTGGCAGGCATCACAGAAATTCCTCGCAGACATCGCACCAGCCCTTGGTACAACGCCTGGAGACCTGGTGCTAATTGACGGCGATGTCAGGAGCAAGTCCGGCAAGTTTCAACCGCTTAGTTTCCGCCGTGCCGCGGGCAAAATGACGACCGATCAGATTACAGTGCAGGCCAAACGGATTCCGGACTACGACAAGAGTAAGTACTTGACCTATGGTGGTGTTGATGTGGCAGAAGTTGAGGTGGATACAGAGGTCGGGCGCATTCATGTGAAGCGTGTTCTATCTGTACATGATTGCGGGCGGCCCATGAATCCCTCTTTGGTCATCAGCCAAATCAACGGTGGAATCATCCAGGGAATGTCCTACACACTTTTCGAGAATCGTCTGTTGGATCCAGCCTACGGCCTGATGGTGAACCCAAATCTGGATATGTATAAGATCGCCGGCTCGCGTGAAGTTCCTGAGATTGAGGTGAAGCTCGTCGAAGCCTACATCGGTCAAAGTTCAACGGATGCGTCGGGCATTGGCGAAGCGGCAGGCGTTGTCTCCATAGGAGCAGCTATTGGGAATGCTGTCTATAACGCGATCAGAGTCCGCATCCGCCAGATGCCCATGACACCGGCGGTGGTGCTGGCTGCGCTACGCAAGCCCGAGCCGGAGAGGGAGTTGGCATGAACAGTTTCGTACTCGCAAATTGCACAACGGTAGATGGCGCTCTATCGCAGCTAAGGGATGGCGCAGTCATCAAAGCGGGTGGCGTAGATTTGCTCGACCGCATGAAGATTGGGATCGAGCAGCCATCGAAACTCGTGAATATCCGAAGCATCTCTGGGCTGCGTGGAATTCACCAGACAGACAGTGGACTGACCATCGGAGCGCTCACTACTCTCTCCGAAATCAGCGAGCATCCCGTGATATGCAAGCAATACCAAATTCTCTCCGACGCCTGCGGGAGCGCAGCAACTCCACACATTCGCAATATGGCAACACTGGGCGGCAATCTGCTTCAACGAATACAGTGCTGGTACTACCGTTCTGCGGATTTTGAGTGCCTGCGAAAAGGCAAAGATATGTGCTTCGCTTTTGACGGCCTCAATCAGTATCACGCCATTATGGATTATGGCGCCTGTCCTGCGGTCGCCCCCTCTTCTGCAGCCGTGGCTCTGCTTGCCCTGAATGCCAGTGTCGAGCTTAATTCGACGAAGCGAGGTAAGCGGGTCCTTGCTGTTAAAGATCTCTACGTTACTGGTGAAGACGATCCGACAAAGTTCACTGCTGTCGGACCTGACGAACTTCTGACATCGATCATGATTCCGAAGCCCGCAATTGGAACGCGCTCGGCGTATCAAAAGTATGGGGAGAAAGAGAGCTTTGACTGGGCGATTGCCGATGCCGGAGTTCTTCTCGAAATGGACGGCAACATTTGCCGACGGGCTGTGATTACGATGGGAGCAGCATCCCCTGTAGTGCGCCGCTCATCACAGGCTGAAGCTGTGCTATCCGGCAAGCCAATTACCGAGGCAAATGCATGGGCGGCAGGCAAGGCTGCAATGGAAGGCGCGCATCCCCTGTCAATGAATGCCTATAAGGTCGAGCTTTTTCCAGTTGCAATCTATCGCACCATTCTTCTGGCCGCAGGGCAGATGGATCGCGACCCGAGTGCGGCCGGTTAGGAGGCAATGATGAGCACAACAAATGTCAAACCGCAGCCATGCCAGTGCCTCCGAACCAAGAACCCGTATGGCACAACACCCCAGGATGCAGAATCATGGCTCCCAGGTGTGCATTCGGCCTCAAGCTACTGGTGCCTGTGCACAATGGGCCCGGCTGGTCCCGACGAGAACTATGTACATCTCGCCAGATGCGTGCCGGGGCGCAGCTGTTACCAAGCTCCGGAAGAATAGCACTGACGGCACAACAAGCAGCTTTGGCATTCTCCTAAGAAACCTGGACCGAGCACGCGTCGCTTCGTCTGAGGCAAAACTCTCAAGCTGAAATTCGCACTTACTTGATTTTTTTAGACAGGCTGTGCAGCCGTGTGTCTGCCTTGGCCGGATGTCTAGCAAAACTTGCTGGCGGCTGTTCCTCTATCGTGATCAAATTCTGCTGGACAAGACCCTAGTCCTAGAGCTACCTCACTGGAGACTATGCAACTTCAAAATGGTCTTCGATGCATCACGGTGCTCGGGCGCGGATAACTTAAGCGTGTAACTCCGTCGAGAATTGCTGTAATGTTGCTTGGACGAGCGCCATGCGAACGAGCTTGTGCTGCAACACGCATGAAAGCTCTCTCGCTCGAGTCATTTTCGATTCCGCTTAGCTTGCTGCGAGGAGGACATTCTTGTATCAGCCGGAGACGTATGCAATTACGCTCTCATTCATGATTATCAGCATGCTGTGTTGGGGTTCATGGGCAAATACTGTCAAACTTTGCCCCGAATATCGCTTTCAGCTTTTCTACTGGGACTATGTCATTGGCCTGATCCTCGGTTCTCTGCTCTGGGGCTGGACACTTGGGAGCATTGGAGGCAGCGGACGTTCGTTTGAGTTCGACTTGGCCCACAGCGGCAGCCATAGCATATGGCTTGCCGCCTTGGGCGGCATCATTTTCAACGTTGCCAACCTATTGCTGGTAGCGGCAATTGACATTGCTGGACTGGCGGTCGCCTTTCCCATCGGCATAGGTCTCGCGCTGGTAGTAGGAGCCGTCGGCAGTTATTTGGTCTCACCCGCGGGCAATCCCGTCATGTTGTTCAGTGGTATAGCTCTTGTGGTGACGGCAATCGTGCTGGATGCTGCTGCATATCGTCTCCGAGAGGCGACACAGCAGAAGATGAGCGGGCGTGGCGTTATTCTCAGCCTCGTAGCTGGGCTGCTTATGGGCTGTTTCTATCCTTTCGTCTCGAAGGCGATGAGCGGTGTAGATGCTCCCGGTCCTTATGCGACATCATTTTTTTTTGCTCTAGGAGTGGCGGCCTGCTCTGTCGTTGCAAATACTCTTCTGATGCGGCATCCCCTTGACGGCAAGTCGCCGGTTGGGATGTCCGCTTATGCTTCTGCGCCGGGACGATGGCATATATGGGGAATCGTGGGAGGCGCAATCTGGTGCACAGGCGCCGTCCTGAATTTCGTCGCATCACGCGCTCATATTGTCGGTCCCGCAGTGTCGTATTCGATCGGGCAGGGAGCAACGATGATTTCTGCCTGTTGGGGTGTCTTCGTCTGGAAAGAATTCTCTTCAGCGCCGCCGCGTTCGAAGACACTGCTTGTCTGGATGTTTATCTTTTTCATCTGCGGATTGACCACAGTCGCTCTGGCGCCGGTCTTCTAGCTAAGGATCCCAATGACCTCCGTGCAGAAGCCGATTGTCGTTGTGGGCAGCATCAACATCGACCTGGTTGCGAACGCCGAGAAGATTCCGGCCGCGGGAGAAACCGTGCGCGGTACGGATTTTCAGGTTCATCCCGGGGGAAAAGGCGCTAACCAGGCAGTCGCCGTGGCTCGCCTTGGTTATCCTGTGCAACTCGTCGGCAAGGTCGGGACCGACTCGTTCGGGGATCAAGTGCTCTCCTACCTTCAGCAGACCGGAGTCGATGTCGAGGCAGTAGAAAAACACAGAGGTACATCAGGCGTAGCTATCATTGCGGTGTCTCCAGATGGAGAGAACAGCATCATCATCACGCCGGGAGCCAACGCGCATGTGACGCCCGACTTTCTGAACATGCATCACGGTGCTATTCGCAATGCCGGGATCGTTCTCGCGCAACTCGAAATACCGATCGAGACCGTGGAGCACCTGGCCAAACTCTGCAGCGACGAGAGTGTCCCACTCATGCTCGATCCGGCACCCGCGCGTGCGTTGCCAGACAACCTATTTCCGCAAGTGCACTGGTTTACTCCTAATGAAACCGAGGCAGCCTTCTATGCTGCGCCCACCAATCAGACACACCTATCAGATTCGGCACAGATAGCACGCGCTCTGCTAAACGCGCGAGTTGAGAATGTCGTGCTGAAGCTGGGCTCACGCGGAGCGTTCCTTGCTTCCGCGAACGGCTTCTCGCATACGATTCCAGCATTCCCGGTAAAAGCAGTTGACACTACGGCAGCAGGCGACGCCTACAACGGGGCCTTCGCCACCGCACTTATGCTGGGCATGGAGCCGGTCGAGGCTGCCCGCTTCGCAGCAGCAGCGGCGGCCATTTCGGTCACCCGTCCCGGTGCCCAGCCTTCCATGCCGACCCGCGCCGAAGTGGAGGCTTTGCTCGAAACTGGAAAAGGAACATAGGCACAGATGCGTCTATCGGTTTCTCGGCTAACTCTCGTTGTCGTTCTTCTCGCGCTCCAATTACCAGCACAGGACACTCACTACGCTCAGGTGGGCCAGCAGATTCCCGCACCAGGATGCATCGCGCAGAAAGGCGCGTGGGAAGGCGGATCCAAGCCCTGCACGACGGAAGACTTCGACGCGTGGCTGAAAGACATCACGCATTGGCGGACGGAGCGCAAGATTCGCATCGGATACAGCAACGATCGCTATCAGCAGCCCGCGTTCAAGTGGGCGCAATCCGCCTTCATGCAACCGCAAATGATGGTGCAGGACCGCTACTTTTACGATCCCGTCGCTGGCAAGTACACCGTCGATCGCTACCTTGAGGATCTCGAGAAACGCTACGGAGGCATCGACGCGGTTCTCATCTGGCCCACTTATCCGAACATGGGCATCGACAACCGCAACCAGCACGACATGATCCGCTCCATGCCCGGAGGATTACCGGGCGTCCGTCAAATGGTGGCCGACTTCCATGGGCGCGGCGTGCACATTCTGTTTCCCATGATGATGTGGGATCAGGGAACGCGTGACCCGGGAATGCCGTGGCCGCAGGCCATCGCTGAAATCATGAAAGAGATCGGCGCCGACGGCGTCAACGGCGACACGCAGGATGGGGTGCCGCTCGCCTTCTCGCTGGCCGCTGACAAGTCAGGTCATCCGTTAGTCTTCGAGCCCGAAGGCAGCCCGAGTGACGAAGCCCTCGCGTGGAACGTTCTCACCTGGGGTCAGTACAAATTCGAATTCGCGCCGAAGGTCGATCGCTTCAGGTGGCTCGAGCCGCGACATCAGGTCAACATCTCCGATCGGTGGAACCGTGATAAGACTGACGATCTTCAGTACGCCTTCTTCAACGGCGAAGGTTGGGAAAGCTGGGAGAACATCTGGGGCATCTGGAACGGCATTACGCCCCGCGACGAAGAAGCCACACGCCGCGTCGCCACCATCGAGCGCGCCGTTGCTCCATTCTTTGCGAGCGAAGAATGGCAGCCTTTCTATCCCACGCACCTTTACGGTGTCTTTGCCAGCAAGTGGCCGCTCGGGCAGCAGACGGTTTGGACCATCGTCAATCGCAATGAGTACGACATTGCCGGTCGGCAGATTTCCATTCCGTACGCGCAGGGCGTACGCTACTTCGATCTCTACCACGGAGTCGAACTGACTCCGGAGCATGACGGCGATCAGGCCGTGTTGTCGTTTGCGATGGAAGCGCATGGTTATGGTGCACTGCTCGCGACTCCCGGTGAACCAGACGCGCCGATCACGCAATTGATGGCGAAGACGAAGCAGATGGCGGCGGCGCCGCTATCCGGTTATTCGCATGAGTGGAAGCCGCTGCCACAACATCTCGTAGAGATTCCGAAGACAGAGCCTGCGGCCACGGCTCCCGAAGGCATGGTGAAGATTCCAGCAGCCGACTATGTCTTCAAGGTAGAAGGTATTGAGATTGAAGGCTTCAACGACGCCGGCGTCGATGTGCAGTATCCATGGGAGGATATTCCGCGTCGCTACCATGAGCACGAGATGCACATTGCCTCTTTCTACATCGACAAATATCCGGTGGCCAACGCCGAGTTCAAGAAGTTCCTCGATGCGACGCACTACCATCCGAGCGACGATCTGAACTTCCTCAAAGATTGGAAGGATGGCACTTTTCCAGACGGATCGGGAAACAAGCCTGTGACCTGGGTATCGCAGGAGGATGCCCGCGCCTACGCGAAGTGGGCAGGGAAGCGGCTTCCGCATGAGTGGGAATGGCAATACTCGGCCCAGGGCACAGATGGGCGCATCTACCCATGGGGGAATGATTGGGATGCGAGCAAAGTGCCGGTTCCGGATCGCAGCCGGACGATGCGTGGTCCCAACGATGTTGATGCGCATCCCGCAGGCGCGAGTCCTTTCGGAGTGATGGATTTGGTCGGCAATGTGTGGCAGTGGACCGACGAATATGTTGACGAACATACTCGCGGTGGAATTCTGCGCGGCGGCAGCTATTACCAGCCACAGGGGTCAATCTGGTATTTTCCGCAGGCTTACAGAAACGATCAGCACGGCAAGTTGCTGCTGATGGCTCCGAGTTACGATCGTTCCGGAGCGCTTGGTTTTCGATGCGTGAAGGATGCCGACTGAGGGCTGTACCCACCCCTATATTTCCGGCAAATTCTTCATTTCACAGAGCTTAGTTGTATTTTGTGGCGATTTAATCTGCCAAATTATTCTATTTGCAGGAGTTAGCCGATTTCGTGTTCTAGAGGCCCGGAGCCCTATGCTCGGTACGCCTGATTTTTCCTTGCGCGAACGACCCTATTGTTCCGGCAAATTACTCATTCCACAGGCACTTACCTACACTTGACGGTGCCTTATGCGTTAAATTCTTCTATTTGCGGGATTTAGCCACTTCGTGAGTTCCAGGATTGGGATTCCTTGGATTGGAGTCCGTTGCCTTCTATATATATTTTAGCAATTTTCCCCATAATTCCCTGCACACTCGCTAATTGTGTAAATTATTCAAATTAAATCGGTTATTTGGCGATGGCCTATCGAGGGGGCTTGACAACAATTTTAAGGGAATGCTGCCGGGAGGTGGTTCCCTCCGATTGCTTCAACCCCGTCGCATCAGTTCTGCCATCAGACGGACTGTCAGATCGAGTTCGGGGATCGGGACATATTCGCGATCGCTGTGAGCGGAGCGCATATCACCCGGCCCTATGACTACAACTTCCTTCGCAATCGTGGACAGAAGGCTAGCTTCTGAACCGAATGGAATGGAAGTCTCAGAACGGCCAGTGAAGTCGGCGATTTGAGAAACTAGCGGGGCATTCGCGAGTGTCTCAAAGCCGGACTGTTGGCGGAGAGTCGTTACCTGATACTCGAATCGCGAATCCCCTCGGCGCATTCCGGCTATGATCTCCCCGATGCCATCGAGCGCCTTGTTGGCCGGCTGGCTTGGGATGGGCCTCCATTCGACCAGGAACTCGCATCGACCGGGCACGATGTTTTTTGCTGTGCCTCCTTGAATCGTTCCGACATTGAGCGTGGTGAAAGGCGGGTCGAAGAAGTTGTGCCGGTCGCTTGCCAATTCCTTGCTGAGTTCTTCGATCGAGGAGATGAGTCGTGCAGTCGCCAAGATGGCGGAGGCTCCGCTCGCAGGATGCGCGCTGTGCGCTTCCTTTCCATGAACGGTGACCTTTGCCAGGCAGTAGCCTTTGCCTGCTCGCGCAACGTGGAGAGAAGTCGGCTCTCCGATTATCGCCCGTGCAGGTTTCAACGCATTCGCCGCGATCAGATGAGCCGCGCCGATGCAGCCGATTTCTTCGTCCGCGGTGAGAACGATACGCAAACCATCCGCAAAAGCGTTGGACTCGACTTGATCGGTTGCTGCCAGTAAGCAGGCGAGAAAGCCCTTTACGTCGCATGCGCCGCAGCCATGCAGGTTCTCATTCTCGATAAATGGATCGAGCGCTTTTGTCCAGTCGACAGCGAACGGAACTGTGTCGGTGTGACAGAAGAACGCGAGATCGACATCGTTTCTGGCGACATCCTGATTCGGCGGGGCCGCGATGAGATTGACTTTCTCTGTGCCGGACGAATCGCGATAGGAGAGTCTCCGTGTCTGCCATTTCTTCGATTGCAGGAATTTCTCCGCATACTCGATGACGGCGAGATTCGAGGTCGAGGAGACGGAGGGAATTCGGATCAGGTTCAGCAGGTGATCGACAGCGGCCGTCATGCAAGTGTCTCGATGGCTGGGGCTTTTGCCCAGACCTTGCGGTATACCTCTTTGTAGCGTGCGATAATCTCCTTTTCGAATTCGTGCTTACCATCGCGAATGATCAACTTGCCATTTACCGCGACGTCGCGAATGGCAGAGGGATCCAATCCAAAGACGATAATCGACAGGAGATCTTCAGGGGAATTGCCGACGATCGATGGATGGTCAAGATCGACGGTAAAGAAGTCCGCATATTTGCCATCCGTAAGTTCGCCGGCGGCTACACTCAGCGATCGCGCACCGTGAATGGTTGCACAGTCAAGAAGACGCGCTGCGAGCGGTTGTCCGTCAATCTGATCGAGTACAGCACGTTCCTGGTGGCTGAGCCGAAGGTGATAATCCAGTTCGCGGGCATCTTCGATCAGACTTATCTGGGCTTGACTATCACTGCCGAAGGCGATGGGGATACCGGCTCGCATTGTCCGGTCAGCTGGAAAGCTTCCGTCTCCCAGGTTGCGCTCGGTCGTGGGGCAAGAGCAGATTGTGGCCCCTGCCTCCGCCATCATGCGAATCTCGTCATCGGTGATGTGGATCGCGTGAACGGCTGTCAGATTTCGCGTCAGTAGACCTTCTCTGGTCAATAATGTAACCGGAGTAGTTCCATATTCAGCCTTACATGCCGCGTTCTCTGCTACCTGCTCGGAGATGTGCATGTGCAACGGGAGCTGTTTGGCGTTCGCCCATGCTGTTAATTCGCGCAGGTCTTCCAGCGGAATCGCGCGGATACTGTGTGGCGCGATGCCCAACTGGACCTGATTGCCGGAATTGATTGGGTAGATGGCGAGGAGTGATTCCGCGTTTGCAAGAAAATCCGTCGTGTTCTCAAAGAATCGTATCTGGCCTGGATCGGTCGCTACCTGATATCCAGAACGGAAATATGCCGCTCGCAAGAGAACAATTCGTATGCCGACCGACTGGGCGGCAGCGATCACCATGCGGCTCAGAAGATTTGGGTCATCATAAGGGTGGCCGTTGGGATCGGTATGCAAGTAGTGAAACTCACCTACCGTGGTGATTCCCGCGCGCGCCATTTCGAGAAATGTCATCCGGGCAACGTCGTACACATCTTGCGGAGTGAGTTGCGCGGCAGCATGGTACATGGTTCCTCGCCACGACCAGAAGTCCTTTCCGCTGGTCACACGCGATTCTGACTTGCCGCGAATGAGCCGCTGGAATGCATGAGAGTGGACGTTGATGAGTCCGGGCAGCAATGCGCGGCGTGGCAACGATACGGTTTGCACAGGTTCGGCGGCGTGCGCGCTGATCTTGCCACGGTCATCGACCGAGAGAGCAGTATTTGATGCGAACCCGGCTCGCGTGTAAAGAGCTTCGGGTAAATAGCTGGTACTCACAACTTCTCCACGAAAAGGGATCTTGTATCAGCATACAAAACCTGAGCGTTACCCGATGCCGATATCAGAACTTCAGCGGGTGAGAATCTGTTCGAGCCTTTCGAGGCTCGGCCGTTCGCCCATGACGATGAGGAAGTCGCCGGATGAGATGTTGAAGTCAGCCGGGGGATTGAAGATTGTTTCGCCTCCCTGTTTGCGAACGGCAAGTACGATCACTCCGGATTTGTGTGATTCCAACAGTTGCCCGAGCGGTCTGCTGGTGAATTCAGTTTTGGGAGTGACACAGAGCTGTTCCATCGTGACCTTTGGTCCTATATTGCTTCTGGTAAAGTCGAGGAACTCGAGTACATGAGGTCTTAAAAGCGCGTCGGCGAGTTGTCGCCCTGCCATGGCGTATGGAGTAAAGACCGTATCGGCTCCAGCGCGGC
This genomic window contains:
- a CDS encoding formimidoylglutamate deiminase, with protein sequence MSTSYLPEALYTRAGFASNTALSVDDRGKISAHAAEPVQTVSLPRRALLPGLINVHSHAFQRLIRGKSESRVTSGKDFWSWRGTMYHAAAQLTPQDVYDVARMTFLEMARAGITTVGEFHYLHTDPNGHPYDDPNLLSRMVIAAAQSVGIRIVLLRAAYFRSGYQVATDPGQIRFFENTTDFLANAESLLAIYPINSGNQVQLGIAPHSIRAIPLEDLRELTAWANAKQLPLHMHISEQVAENAACKAEYGTTPVTLLTREGLLTRNLTAVHAIHITDDEIRMMAEAGATICSCPTTERNLGDGSFPADRTMRAGIPIAFGSDSQAQISLIEDARELDYHLRLSHQERAVLDQIDGQPLAARLLDCATIHGARSLSVAAGELTDGKYADFFTVDLDHPSIVGNSPEDLLSIIVFGLDPSAIRDVAVNGKLIIRDGKHEFEKEIIARYKEVYRKVWAKAPAIETLA